One segment of Scomber scombrus chromosome 3, fScoSco1.1, whole genome shotgun sequence DNA contains the following:
- the LOC134006457 gene encoding immunoglobulin-like and fibronectin type III domain-containing protein 1 — MSYQPRQIYTVITTQSTAAMSSNTNQDPKARVPLNYNFLFLTVAIKKRSRVPGVMIIQYFEELPEGQTTPDFTRKPVAATVQEGKKAFFKAKVKGIPLPTVTWGRNNGETNDPEKYMTRYDDREQEHFLEMPNIEPEQADTYRCFATNEYGQALCSVTLKVIEAGFKKKGPLGMNVQAPLDFRAMLKKHVVVKRKKQLAPRVDGEMDPKIWELLLSAQRKDYEKICLDYGITDFRFMLKRLKQLRKEKEDEQAKVLEKLENVKQIEVKPDGKAEFSLDMTLLDPNSTINLYKDGIMVEYGDDENSKHSLKKDGTSYVFSINNPQPEDAGFYQVDVEEANVIATDFQVPDVEFIAKIKDVKVYESEDALFQCVLTTPLNRITWSKPDSSLEDGDKYEITASEDKLIHTLKVKNCEKSDNGEYYAIAGIISSKATLTVEADPDGSKNRKGAQTGDQDDLIKLALEQQAKLQKEKDDLEAARRAQAEKDAADAAARAALGDGGDGSGIGSGDGSGIGSGFGSGDGSGGRRDGDEGDGKDKNKNLLTDGDDDKKGEEDDADKKKRRAGAGSLVPDTDIALLQAASQDHSVQFVSGLSDIGANVGERAEMSCKLSSDNSEGRWFKDGKLLTEDDGVTLLKDGACHKLVIDSCKKDDTGVYRFEAEGRKSEATLNIQDPPKIDLDALGKFTKPVIVKAGENAEWKLPISGGKPIYVQWYKDDDELLPALNVKIETSDTEGQLRLLKCQRKDTGEVKIKIKNEFGTTEAISKLIVIDKPTPPQGPVDITESALTSVEFKWKPPKDDGGCPVTNYNIQRQQVGRNKWANLSDVPGSDPNYRDSDVDPGRRYSYRIRAKNTEGISDYLQTTDIPAGILRYPGSPTGLKVVSSFKDCINLTWCPPSDTGGTKLVGYNLEKNKKGTNYWSLVNQEGPIPHTKHAVKDIIEGSAYVFRVSAINLSGAGDPCIPCDTVIARDPMKPPGKVTDLKLTSSNYTTFSLAWTKPKEIKGEEDEAHGYYVEIRPIESIEWARCNAVPITLTSHTVLGLKAMATYWVRVIATNYGGDGEPQGLDNYIIAMPPPVRPQFKDCKMKTFVVVRSGNTVRLNINFEASPLPDITWLKDGFPVAKHVTISNFDKGSQLLIPTSEWSDTGIYTITVRNLVGQESFNIEIRVTDDPRPPGPVQLDQNTPGTVTLSWAPSPDERRDDRLHYVLSKRDSFKRTWRTVHDNLFNNKFTVVNILPGREYYFRVFAKNDIGLSPPSKSPAFEIKKEKGHFKVNIPDIKSLDFKSPPSFIIPLKRRTAPEGYECYMTCAVKGDPTPRVTWYRNNISLNTDTNYHITNVCGVCSLRILRVGPNDDGEYKVVIENQLGTAESSMMLNIRG, encoded by the exons ATACACAGTGATCACAACTCAATCAACAGCTGCAATGAGTTCAAACACAAACCAGGACCCAAAAGCCCGAG TGCCATTAAActataattttctgtttttaacagTGGCTATCAAGAAAAGGTCCAGAGTTCCTGGGGTTATGATCATTCAGTATTTTGAAGAACTCCCTGAAGGACAAACAACTCCTGACTTCACCCGGAAGCCAGTAGCAGCAACTGTTCAAGAGg GTAAAAAGGCTTTTTTCAAAGCCAAGGTTAAGGGGATACCGTTGCCAACTGTCACATGGGGGCGTAACAACGGGGAAACCAATGACCCAGAAAAGTACATGACCAGATATGATGACAGAGAGCAAGAACACTTTCTTGAG ATGCCCAATATAGAACCAGAGCAAGCTGACACCTACAGATGCTTTGCCACCAATGAGTATGGACAGGCTCTTTGTTCTGTAACACTCAAAGTTATTGAAG CTGGCTTCAAGAAGAAAGGACCATTGGGTATGAA TGTTCAAGCACCGCTGGATTTCAGAGCAATGCTTAAGAAACA TGTTgttgtcaaaagaaaaaaacaacttgcaCCAAGGGTAGATGGAGAGATGGATCCTAAAATTTGGGAACTGCTTCTCAGTGCCCAGAGGAAGGACTATGAAAAAATCTGTTTAGACTATGGTATCACTGACTTTCGTTTTATGCTGAAAAGACTGAAGCAATTGcgaaaggaaaaggaagatgAACAAGCAAAG GTGTTAGAGAAActggaaaatgtaaaacaaattgaAGTGAAACCTGATGGGAAAGCTGAATTTAGCCTGGACATGACTTTACTGGATCCAAACAGTACAATTAACTTATACAAG GACGGCATAATGGTCGAATATGGTGATGATGAAAATTCAAAGCATAGTCTAAAGAAAGATGGGACTAGTTATGTTTTCAGCATCAACAATCCTCAGCCAGAGGATGCTGGATTTTACCAGGTTGATGTTGAAGAGGCAAATGTTATTGCAACTGACTTTCAAG TGCCTGATGTGGAGTTTATAGCCAAGATTAAGGATGTGAAGGTTTACGAAAGTGAGGACGCGCTCTTCCAGTGTGTCTTGACAACACCTCTCAACAGAATTACTTGGTCAAAACCCGACTCCTCACTTGAAGATGGGGACAAATATGAGATCACTGCCTCAGAGGACAAACTAATTCACACATTAAAGGttaaaaattgtgaaaagtCAGATAATGGAGAGTATTATGCCATCGCTGGCATCATCTCCAGCAAGGCCACTCTCACAGTGGAAG CGGATCCAGATGGTAGTAAAAACCGCAAGGGCGCCCAAACTGGGGATCAGGATGATCTGATTAAACTGGCTTTGGAACAGCAGGCCAAGCTACAAAAGGAGAAAGATGACCTGGAGGCAGCTAGACGAGCACAAGCTGAAAAGGACGCTGCAGATGCAGCAGCTAGAGCTGCATTGGGGGATGGAGGAGATGGTTCTGGTATTGGTTCTGGCGATGGTTCTGGTATTGGTTCTGGTTTTGGTTCGGGTGATGGTTCTGGTGGCAGGAGGGATGGAGACGAGGGTGATGGAAAAGACAAGAACAAGAACCTCCTGACAGATGGAGATGAtgacaaaaaaggagaagaggatgaTGCGGATAAGAAAAAGAGACGAGCAGGAGCAGGCTCATTGGTTCCTGACACTGATATAG CGTTACTGCAAG CGGCCTCGCAAG ATCACAGTGTTCAGTTCGTAAGTGGGCTGTCAGACATTGGTGCTAATGTTGGTGAACGGGCAGAGATGTCTTGCAAACTAAGCAGTGACAATTCTGAGGGGCGTTGGTTTAAAGATGGGAAACTG CTTACCGAGGATGATGGGGTAACACTTCTTAAAGATGGAGCATGTCACAAGTTGGTAATTGATAGCTGTAAAAAAGACGATACAGGTGTGTACCGCTTTGAAGCTGAGGGACGTAAATCCGAAGCAACATTGAATATTCAAG ACCCTCCAAAAATCGACCTTGACGCTCTAGGAAAATTCACAAAGCCAGTCATTGTAAAGGCAGGTGAAAATGCTGAATGGAAACTGCCAATCTCAGGTGGAAAACCAATCTATGTACAATGGTACAAGGACGATGACGAACTTCTGCCTGCCCTCAATGTGAAGATTGAAACATCAGATACTGAGGGTCAGCTACGCCTTCTTAAGTGCCAGAGGAAAGATACTGGAGAGGTcaaaatcaaaattaaaaatgagtttGGTACAACAGAAGCAATTTCCAAACTTATTGTAATAG ACAAACCCACACCACCACAGGGACCTGTGGATATTACAGAAAGTGCTCTAACATCTGTTGAGTTCAAATGGAAACCGCCAAAAGATGATGGTGGATGCCCAGTCACAAACTATAACATACAGCGCCAACAAGTGGGGCGAAATAAATGGGCAAATCTCAGTGACGTCCCTGGCAGCGACCCTAATTACAGAGATTCAGATGTGGACCCTGGAAGAAGATACAGCTACCGGATCAGGGCCAAGAACACAGAAGGCATCAGTGATTACCTGCAGACAACAGACATACCAGCTGGTATATTAC GTTATCCTGGTAGCCCAACAGGACTTAAAGTAGTCAGTTCCTTTAAAGACTGCATCAACTTGACTTGGTGTCCGCCGTCCGACACTGGAGGAACCAAGTTAGTGGGATACAATTTGGAAAAGAACAAGAAAGGCACTAATTACTGGAGCCTCGTGAACCAAGAAGGGCCAATCCCAC atACAAAGCATGCAGTGAAAGATATCATTGAGGGATCAGCATATGTGTTTAGGGTGTCTGCTATCAACCTATCTGGTGCTGGAGATCCTTGTATTCCATGTGACACAGTAATTGCAAGGGATCCAATGA AACCCCCAGGCAAAGTCACAGACCTGAAATTAACATCATCCAATTACACTACATTTTCGCTGGCTTGGACTAAACCTAAGGAAATAAAAGGGGAAGAGGATGAAGCCCACGGTTACTATGTGGAGATCAGACCAATAGAAAGCATTGAATGGGCCCGCTGTAATGCCGTCCCAATTACTCTGACTTCCCACACTGTGCTTGGCTTGAAGGCAATGGCCACATACTGGGTAAGAGTAATTGCTACCAATTATGGAGGTGATGGAGAACCTCAGGGCCTTGACAATTACATCATTGCCATGCCTCCACCTG TGAGGCCACAATTTAAAGATTGCAAAATGAAGACCTTTGTGGTGGTGAGATCTGGAAACACTGTTCGTCTAAATATCAACTTTGAG GCCTCTCCCTTGCCAGATATCACTTGGTTAAAAGATGGTTTTCCAGTGGCCAAACATGTTACAATTAGCAACTTTGATAAAGGTTCTCAACTCTTGATCCCCACATCTGAGTGGTCTGACACTGGCATCTACACCATTACTGTCAGGAACCTTGTCGGCCAGGAGAGCTTCAACATTGAAATCAGAGTTACAG ATGATCCAAGGCCTCCAGGACCAGTGCAGCTGGATCAAAACACCCCAGGAACAGTCACTCTGTCCTGGGCTCCCTCTCCAGACGAGAGGAGGGATGACAGATTACATTATGTGTTATCCAAGCGTGACTCCTTCAAACGCACTTGGAGGACAGTGCATGACAACCTCTTTAACAATAAGTTCACAGTTGTCAACATTTTGCCTGGACGGGAGTATTACTTCAGGGTATTTGCTAAAAATGACATAGGACTTTCACCACCATCTAAGTCCCCTGCATTTGaaatcaaaaaggaaaaag GACACTTCAAAGTGAATATACCAGACATAAAATCTTTGGACTTCAAGTCACCTCCATCATTTATTATTCCCCTGAAGAGGCGCACAGCTCCAGAAGGTTACGAGTGCTACATGACCTGTGCAGTTAAGGGTGATCCAACTCCACGTGTGACATGGTACCGCAACAATATCAGCCTGAACACAGACACCAACTACCACATCACCAATGTATGTGGTGTCTGCTCCTTGCGCATACTAAGGGTGGGACCCAACGATGACGGGGAATACAAAGTCGTCATAGAGAACCAACTGGGGACAGCTGAGTCCTCAATGATGCTGAATATCAGAG GGTGA